A DNA window from Enterobacter cloacae subsp. cloacae ATCC 13047 contains the following coding sequences:
- the fetB gene encoding iron efflux ABC transporter permease subunit FetB yields MGEHNITNASLAFSMVLVLVAIFVSYREKLGLEKDILWSICRAVIQLIIVGYVLKYIFNVNHAVLTLLMVLFICFNAAWNAQKRSKYIDKAFVSSFIAITTGTALTLAVLVLSGSIEFTPMQVIPISGMIAGNAMVAVGLCYNNLGQRFSSEQQKLQEKLSLGATPKVASARLIRESIRASLIPTVDSAKTVGLVSLPGMMSGLIFAGIDPVKAIKYQIMVTFMLLSTASLSTIIACYLTYRKFYNERHQLVVTQLKKAD; encoded by the coding sequence ATGGGTGAGCATAATATCACCAACGCATCGCTGGCGTTTTCGATGGTGCTGGTACTGGTGGCGATTTTTGTGAGCTACCGGGAAAAGCTGGGGCTGGAGAAAGATATTCTCTGGAGCATCTGCCGCGCGGTGATTCAGCTCATCATCGTTGGCTATGTGCTGAAGTACATCTTTAACGTCAACCACGCGGTGCTTACGCTGCTGATGGTGCTGTTTATCTGCTTCAACGCAGCGTGGAATGCTCAGAAGCGCAGCAAATATATCGATAAGGCGTTTGTCTCGTCATTTATTGCCATTACGACCGGGACCGCGCTGACGCTGGCGGTGCTGGTGCTATCTGGCTCTATTGAGTTTACGCCGATGCAGGTGATCCCCATCTCCGGGATGATCGCCGGGAACGCCATGGTGGCGGTAGGGCTGTGCTACAACAACCTTGGCCAGCGCTTCAGCAGTGAGCAACAGAAGCTGCAGGAGAAGTTAAGCCTGGGGGCCACGCCTAAAGTGGCGTCGGCGCGGCTGATTCGTGAGAGTATCCGCGCGTCGCTGATCCCCACGGTGGATTCGGCGAAAACGGTCGGACTGGTGAGTCTGCCGGGGATGATGTCAGGGCTGATCTTCGCTGGCATTGATCCGGTAAAAGCGATCAAATATCAGATCATGGTGACCTTTATGCTGCTCTCCACGGCGAGCCTGTCGACCATCATTGCCTGTTATCTGACGTATAGGAAGTTCTACAACGAGCGCCACCAGCTGGTGGTCACACAGCTAAAAAAAGCGGATTAA
- a CDS encoding co-chaperone YbbN produces the protein MSVQNIVNITEANLQQVLEQSMVKPVLFYFWSERSQHCLQLTPVLESLAAQYNGQFILAKLDCDAEPMVASQFGLRAIPTVYLFQNGQPVDGFQGPQPEEAIRALLDKVLPREEELKAQEAMALMQEGKYDEALPLLKDAWQLSKQNSQIGLLLAETQIALHRSEDAEAVLKTIPLQDQDTRYQGLVAQIDLLKQAADTPEIQQLQQQVADNPADAALASQLALQLHQVGRNEEALELLFSHLQNDLAAADGQARKMFQEILAALGTGDALASKYRRQLYALLY, from the coding sequence ATGTCCGTACAGAATATCGTCAATATTACTGAAGCAAACCTGCAACAGGTCCTCGAACAGTCGATGGTTAAACCGGTACTGTTCTACTTCTGGTCTGAACGCAGCCAACACTGTCTGCAACTGACGCCGGTCCTCGAAAGCCTTGCCGCGCAATATAATGGCCAGTTCATTCTCGCCAAACTGGACTGTGATGCAGAACCCATGGTGGCCTCTCAGTTTGGCCTGCGCGCCATCCCCACGGTCTATCTTTTCCAGAATGGACAGCCTGTTGATGGCTTCCAGGGACCGCAGCCTGAAGAGGCGATCCGCGCCCTGCTGGATAAAGTGCTGCCGCGTGAGGAGGAGCTAAAAGCGCAGGAAGCCATGGCGCTGATGCAGGAAGGTAAATACGACGAAGCCCTGCCGCTGTTGAAAGACGCCTGGCAGCTCTCTAAGCAGAACAGCCAGATTGGCCTGCTGCTGGCTGAAACACAGATTGCCCTGCACCGCTCAGAAGATGCTGAAGCCGTGCTAAAAACGATCCCGTTGCAGGATCAGGACACCCGCTATCAGGGCCTGGTGGCGCAAATTGATCTGCTGAAACAGGCGGCGGATACCCCGGAAATCCAGCAACTCCAGCAGCAGGTTGCCGATAACCCGGCCGACGCAGCGCTGGCAAGCCAGCTGGCACTCCAGCTGCATCAGGTGGGTCGAAATGAAGAGGCCCTGGAACTGCTGTTCAGCCACCTGCAAAACGATCTGGCTGCCGCAGACGGTCAGGCGCGGAAAATGTTCCAGGAGATCCTGGCCGCACTGGGTACCGGCGATGCGCTGGCGTCGAAGTACCGTCGTCAGCTGTACGCGCTGCTCTACTAA
- a CDS encoding SDR family oxidoreductase, with protein sequence MQKSVLITGCSSGIGLESALELKRQGFQVLAACRKPDDVERLNGMGFTSVLLDLDSPESVERAADEVIALTGNRLYGLFNNAGYGLYGPLNTISREQLEQQFSSNFFGVHQLTMRLLPAMLPHGEGRIVMTSSVMGLISTPGRGAYAASKYALEAWSDALRMELRHSGIKVSLIEPGPIRTRFTDNVNQTQADKPVENPGIAARFTLGPEAVVAKVRHAFESDNPKMRYPVTLVTHAVGWLKRLLPGRMMDKILHG encoded by the coding sequence ATGCAAAAATCGGTCTTAATTACAGGATGTTCCAGCGGAATTGGTCTTGAAAGCGCGCTCGAATTAAAGCGTCAGGGATTTCAGGTGCTGGCGGCCTGCCGTAAACCTGACGATGTGGAACGCCTCAACGGGATGGGGTTCACCAGCGTGTTGCTGGATCTGGACTCACCGGAAAGCGTTGAACGCGCCGCCGATGAGGTGATCGCCCTTACCGGCAACCGTCTATACGGTCTGTTCAATAATGCCGGTTACGGTCTCTATGGCCCGCTGAATACGATCTCCCGCGAACAGCTTGAACAACAGTTTTCCAGCAACTTTTTCGGTGTGCATCAGCTCACCATGCGCCTGCTTCCGGCGATGCTGCCTCACGGTGAAGGGCGTATCGTGATGACCTCCTCGGTCATGGGGCTGATTTCTACCCCCGGCCGCGGCGCGTATGCCGCCAGCAAATATGCGCTGGAAGCATGGTCGGACGCCCTGCGCATGGAGTTGCGTCACAGCGGGATTAAGGTGAGCCTGATTGAACCCGGCCCCATCCGCACCCGTTTTACGGATAACGTCAACCAGACGCAGGCGGACAAACCGGTCGAAAACCCCGGCATCGCCGCACGTTTTACCCTTGGGCCGGAAGCGGTTGTCGCGAAAGTGCGCCATGCTTTTGAGAGCGATAACCCAAAAATGCGCTATCCGGTAACGCTGGTCACCCATGCCGTAGGCTGGTTAAAACGTCTGCTGCCGGGCCGGATGATGGACAAAATTTTACACGGTTGA
- the tesA gene encoding multifunctional acyl-CoA thioesterase I/protease I/lysophospholipase L1 produces the protein MNFNNVFRWHLPFLFLILMTFRAAAADTLLVLGDSLSAGYRMAASAAWPALLNEKWQSKTSVINASISGDTSQQGLSRLPALLKQHQPRWVLVELGGNDGLRGFQPQQTEQTLRTILKDIKAANAQPLLMQIRLPANYGRRYNEAFSAIYPKLANEFDIPLLPFFMEEVYLKPNWMQDDGIHPNRDAQPFIADWMATRLAPLVNHDS, from the coding sequence ATGAACTTCAACAATGTTTTCCGCTGGCATTTGCCCTTCCTGTTTTTGATTCTGATGACTTTCCGCGCGGCGGCAGCGGACACGTTACTGGTTCTCGGCGACAGCCTCAGCGCAGGCTATCGTATGGCGGCCAGTGCGGCCTGGCCGGCTCTGCTCAACGAAAAATGGCAGAGCAAAACGTCTGTTATCAACGCCAGCATCAGCGGTGATACCTCGCAACAGGGCTTGTCGCGCCTGCCGGCTTTGCTCAAACAGCATCAACCGCGATGGGTGCTGGTGGAGCTGGGCGGTAACGACGGATTGCGTGGCTTCCAGCCTCAGCAAACGGAACAAACCCTGCGCACCATCCTGAAGGACATTAAAGCGGCGAACGCCCAGCCGCTGCTGATGCAAATTCGCCTGCCCGCCAACTACGGTCGTCGGTATAATGAAGCCTTTAGCGCGATCTACCCTAAGCTTGCCAACGAGTTTGATATTCCGCTGCTGCCATTTTTCATGGAAGAGGTCTATCTCAAACCCAACTGGATGCAGGATGACGGGATCCACCCCAATCGCGATGCACAGCCGTTTATTGCCGACTGGATGGCAACGCGGCTGGCTCCTTTAGTTAACCATGACTCCTGA
- the ybbA gene encoding putative ABC transporter ATP-binding protein YbbA — MPAENIVEVHRLKKSVGQGEHELSILTGVELVVKPAETIALIGESGSGKSTLLAILAGLDDGSSGEVNLVGQPLHQLDEEARAALRARHIGFVFQSFMLIPTLNALENVELPALLRGESSRESRDHAKALLEQLGLGKRLDHLPAQLSGGEQQRVALARAFNGRPEVLFADEPTGNLDRKTGDKIADLLFSLNREHGTTLILVTHDPQLAARCDRRLRLVNGELQEEA; from the coding sequence ATGCCAGCGGAAAACATTGTTGAAGTTCATCGTCTTAAGAAGTCCGTCGGTCAGGGGGAACACGAGCTTTCCATCCTTACCGGAGTTGAACTCGTTGTCAAACCTGCCGAAACCATTGCGCTGATTGGCGAATCCGGTTCCGGTAAGTCCACGCTGCTGGCTATTCTGGCCGGACTGGACGACGGCAGCAGCGGCGAGGTTAATCTGGTCGGACAGCCGCTGCATCAGCTTGATGAAGAGGCGCGTGCCGCGCTACGTGCCCGTCACATCGGCTTTGTGTTTCAGTCCTTCATGCTGATCCCCACCCTGAACGCGCTGGAAAATGTTGAATTACCCGCGCTGCTGCGCGGAGAAAGCAGCCGTGAAAGCCGCGATCATGCGAAGGCATTGCTGGAACAGCTGGGGCTGGGGAAACGCCTTGACCATCTTCCGGCGCAGCTTTCCGGTGGAGAGCAGCAACGCGTGGCGCTGGCCCGCGCATTTAATGGTCGCCCGGAGGTGCTGTTTGCCGATGAACCCACCGGGAACCTGGACCGTAAAACCGGAGACAAAATTGCCGATCTGCTGTTCTCGCTCAACCGGGAACATGGCACCACGCTGATTCTGGTCACGCACGATCCGCAGTTGGCCGCCCGCTGCGATCGCCGCCTGCGGCTGGTCAACGGTGAATTGCAGGAGGAAGCATGA
- the ybbP gene encoding putative ABC transporter permease subunit YbbP, whose translation MIARWFWREWRSPSLLIVWLALSLAVACVLALGSVSDRMEKGLSQQSREFMAGDRALQSSRAVPPGWIDEARKRGLKAGEQISFQTMTFAGDTPQLASVKAVDNIYPMYGELQTSPPGVKPKPGTVLLAPRLMALLNLKTGDSIDVGDATLTIAGEVVQEPDSGFNPFQLAPRLLMNTADVAKTNAVQPGSRVTWCYKFGGTPAQLEAYEKWLLPQLKPEHRWYGLEQDEGALGKSLERSQQFLLLSALLTLLLAVAAVAVAMGHYCRSRYDLVAILKTLGAGRAQLRRLIVGQWLMVLALSAVTGGATGLLFEKLLMMLLKPVLPAALPPASLWPWLWAIGAMTVISLLVGLRPYRLLLATQPLRVLRRDVVASVWPLKYYLPVMIAVVIGLLAWLMGGSTLLWAVLVGAVVLALLCGMLGWMLLTVLKRMTIKSLPVRLAVNRLLHQPWSTLSQLSAFSLSFMLLALLLVLRGDLLDRWQQQLPPESPNYFLINIAPEQVTPLKGFLSEHHIIPESFYPIVRARLTQINGQSTEGNKDESLNRELNLTWQEKRPDHNPITAGSWPPKAGEVSMEEGLAKRLNVKLGDSVTFTGDTQDFSARVTSLRKVDWESLRPNFFFIFPVGALDGQPQSWLTSFRWENGNGMLTQLNREFPTVSLLDIGAILKQVGQVLEQVSRALEVMVVLVTICGVLLLLAQVQVGMRQRHQELVVYRTLGASKRLLRATLWSEFALLGLVAGLVAAIGAEAALAVLQSKVFDFPWEPDWRLWLTLPVCGALLLSLCGGWLGTRLLKGKALFRQFVS comes from the coding sequence ATGATTGCCCGCTGGTTCTGGCGCGAGTGGCGCTCGCCTTCGCTGCTGATCGTCTGGCTGGCGTTAAGCCTGGCGGTGGCCTGCGTGCTGGCGCTGGGCAGCGTCAGCGATCGCATGGAGAAAGGGCTTAGCCAGCAAAGCCGCGAATTTATGGCGGGCGACAGGGCGCTGCAAAGCTCGCGCGCCGTCCCGCCGGGCTGGATCGACGAAGCGCGCAAGCGGGGGCTCAAGGCCGGGGAGCAGATAAGCTTCCAGACCATGACCTTCGCCGGTGACACGCCGCAGCTGGCCAGCGTCAAAGCCGTGGATAATATCTACCCGATGTACGGTGAACTGCAGACCAGCCCGCCAGGCGTCAAGCCGAAACCCGGTACGGTGCTGCTGGCACCGCGACTGATGGCGCTGCTGAACCTGAAAACAGGTGACAGCATCGACGTGGGGGACGCGACGCTGACCATTGCCGGGGAGGTGGTTCAGGAACCCGATTCCGGCTTCAATCCGTTCCAGCTCGCCCCACGCTTGCTGATGAACACCGCAGACGTGGCAAAAACCAACGCCGTCCAGCCGGGGAGCCGTGTCACCTGGTGCTATAAGTTTGGCGGCACGCCTGCGCAGCTGGAGGCGTATGAAAAATGGCTTCTGCCGCAGTTAAAACCGGAGCACCGCTGGTACGGGCTTGAGCAGGATGAGGGTGCGCTCGGCAAGTCTCTTGAACGCTCTCAGCAGTTTCTGCTGCTCTCGGCGCTGTTAACCCTGCTGCTGGCTGTCGCGGCGGTAGCCGTGGCGATGGGACACTACTGCCGCAGCCGTTACGATCTGGTGGCGATCCTCAAAACTCTTGGCGCGGGCAGGGCGCAATTGCGGAGGCTGATTGTCGGCCAGTGGCTGATGGTGCTGGCGCTGTCGGCCGTCACCGGTGGGGCGACAGGTCTGCTGTTTGAAAAGCTGCTGATGATGCTCCTGAAACCGGTACTGCCTGCCGCGCTGCCGCCAGCAAGCCTCTGGCCGTGGCTGTGGGCGATTGGCGCGATGACCGTGATTTCATTGCTGGTGGGGTTGCGCCCGTACCGGCTCCTGCTCGCCACCCAGCCGCTGCGCGTGCTGCGCCGCGATGTGGTGGCCAGCGTCTGGCCGCTTAAATACTACCTGCCGGTGATGATAGCCGTTGTGATCGGGCTCCTTGCCTGGCTGATGGGCGGGAGTACCCTGCTGTGGGCCGTGTTGGTTGGGGCGGTGGTTCTGGCGCTGCTGTGTGGCATGCTGGGCTGGATGTTGCTCACTGTTCTGAAAAGGATGACGATTAAATCCCTTCCCGTGCGGCTGGCGGTGAACCGTCTGCTGCATCAGCCGTGGTCAACGCTGAGCCAGCTTTCGGCGTTTTCGCTCTCGTTTATGCTGCTGGCGCTTTTGCTGGTGCTGCGCGGCGATCTGCTGGATCGCTGGCAACAGCAGCTTCCGCCGGAAAGCCCGAACTATTTTCTGATCAATATTGCTCCAGAACAGGTGACACCACTGAAGGGTTTTCTCTCTGAGCATCACATTATTCCCGAGTCGTTCTATCCGATCGTGCGTGCGCGCCTGACGCAGATCAACGGTCAGTCGACGGAGGGGAATAAAGATGAGTCGCTCAACCGTGAGCTAAACCTGACCTGGCAGGAGAAGCGCCCGGATCACAACCCGATCACCGCCGGAAGCTGGCCGCCAAAGGCCGGGGAAGTGTCGATGGAAGAGGGGCTGGCAAAGCGTCTGAATGTGAAGCTGGGAGATAGCGTGACCTTTACCGGCGACACGCAGGATTTCAGCGCCAGAGTGACCAGCCTGCGCAAAGTGGACTGGGAAAGCCTGCGGCCAAACTTCTTCTTTATCTTCCCTGTCGGGGCGCTGGATGGACAGCCGCAGAGCTGGCTCACCAGCTTCCGCTGGGAAAACGGCAACGGCATGTTGACGCAGCTTAACCGGGAATTCCCGACGGTCAGCCTGCTGGATATTGGCGCGATACTGAAACAGGTCGGTCAGGTGCTGGAGCAGGTCAGCCGCGCGCTGGAGGTGATGGTGGTACTGGTGACGATTTGCGGCGTGCTGTTGCTACTGGCACAGGTGCAGGTTGGCATGCGTCAGCGTCATCAGGAGCTGGTGGTCTACCGTACGCTGGGAGCCAGCAAGCGTCTGCTGAGGGCTACGCTGTGGAGCGAGTTCGCCCTGCTGGGGCTGGTGGCAGGCCTGGTGGCCGCCATTGGCGCAGAGGCGGCGCTGGCAGTGCTGCAGTCGAAAGTCTTCGACTTCCCGTGGGAGCCAGACTGGCGCCTGTGGCTGACGCTGCCGGTGTGCGGTGCGCTTTTGCTTTCGCTTTGCGGCGGCTGGCTTGGAACGCGGCTGTTAAAAGGCAAAGCATTGTTCCGCCAGTTTGTCAGTTAG
- a CDS encoding porin translates to MTIKTTALATAIGAAVALTSFASQAEITVLKQDPQAGNPLSRLNFTVGGSIRPQFQNMTGDDGKNSYKRNGFDGGTRFRFAADYYLFDDISWISYYELGVNIPAQFNWDHHYAEGAHDTTRRMLYTGLKSDTWGTLTFGQQNSVYYDVVGVKTDIWDYDMIGQAPGNGINGDYDGSYRSRNMLKYKKTVGDADIYASYLFEDSEYLPGNGLRYKRKGGGSLGIDYHLTTDLTWGAAWNYTRADMRNPDNGDSKTYDQNILGTALSWTPDNWTFSAGGGWYQNFLTTKKVSVNDYFAGDAWGIEYFAGYKFPINQYAVKSIQPYFMGDRIEYVNGRNYQRIDNGVGISFQLDYGFRVDYEHVFTSSTDNLGDMNLVRLRYDF, encoded by the coding sequence ATGACTATAAAAACAACCGCGCTGGCGACAGCTATTGGCGCAGCAGTGGCATTAACCTCCTTCGCATCTCAGGCGGAAATCACAGTTCTTAAGCAAGATCCTCAGGCGGGTAACCCGCTGAGCCGTCTGAACTTTACCGTTGGCGGCAGTATTCGTCCTCAGTTCCAGAACATGACGGGCGACGATGGTAAAAACAGCTACAAACGTAACGGTTTCGACGGCGGCACCCGTTTCCGTTTTGCGGCAGATTACTATCTGTTCGACGACATCAGCTGGATCAGCTACTACGAACTGGGTGTGAATATCCCTGCCCAGTTCAACTGGGATCATCACTATGCCGAAGGTGCTCACGACACCACGCGCCGTATGCTCTACACCGGCCTGAAGAGCGACACCTGGGGTACGCTGACCTTCGGTCAACAGAACAGCGTGTACTATGATGTGGTGGGTGTGAAAACCGATATCTGGGACTACGACATGATCGGTCAGGCACCAGGTAACGGTATCAACGGCGACTACGATGGCTCTTATCGTTCACGCAATATGCTGAAATATAAGAAAACCGTTGGCGATGCTGATATCTACGCCTCTTACCTGTTTGAAGACAGCGAATACCTGCCGGGCAACGGTCTGCGCTACAAGCGTAAAGGCGGCGGTTCCCTGGGTATCGATTACCACCTGACCACCGATCTGACCTGGGGCGCGGCATGGAACTACACCCGTGCGGATATGCGTAACCCGGACAACGGCGACAGCAAAACCTATGACCAGAACATCCTCGGTACCGCGCTCAGCTGGACACCGGATAACTGGACCTTCTCTGCTGGCGGCGGCTGGTACCAGAACTTCCTGACCACCAAAAAAGTGTCTGTTAACGACTACTTTGCCGGTGACGCATGGGGTATCGAATACTTCGCAGGGTACAAATTCCCAATCAATCAGTATGCGGTTAAATCCATCCAGCCATACTTCATGGGTGACCGTATCGAGTACGTGAACGGCCGTAACTACCAGCGCATCGACAACGGTGTGGGTATCAGCTTCCAGCTGGACTACGGTTTCCGTGTGGATTACGAACACGTGTTCACCTCCAGCACCGACAACCTGGGCGATATGAACCTGGTGCGTCTGCGTTACGACTTCTAA
- the mnmH gene encoding tRNA 2-selenouridine(34) synthase MnmH, which translates to MNDGTDYRAILASDTPLIDVRAPIEFAQGAMPAAINLPLMNDDERAAVGTCYKRQGPDAALALGHSLVNGDTREARINAWREACLARPEGFICCARGGQRSHITQAWLKEAGVDYTLIRGGYKALRQTAIQVTIEQSQKPMVLIGGCTGNGKTLLVKQHAQGIDLEGLAHHRGSSFGRTLTPQLSQASFENHLAVELLKKDATRWVLEDEGRMIGSNHLPECLRDRMAEAPIVVVEDPFDIRLERLREEYFDHMWADFSAAYGEEAGWKEYSEYLHHGLFAIRRRLGLQRYAEFTALLDSALLEQQRSGSTDAHFSWLAPLLRDYYDPMYGYQLEKKEEKIVYRGTYGEVANWLDR; encoded by the coding sequence ATGAACGATGGAACGGATTATCGCGCGATACTCGCGTCCGATACCCCTTTGATTGACGTTCGCGCGCCGATCGAATTTGCGCAGGGTGCGATGCCTGCGGCAATCAACCTGCCTTTGATGAACGACGACGAACGCGCCGCCGTGGGGACCTGCTACAAACGCCAGGGGCCCGACGCTGCGCTGGCGCTCGGCCATAGTCTGGTGAACGGCGACACGCGGGAGGCCCGGATCAACGCCTGGCGCGAAGCCTGTCTTGCCCGACCTGAGGGCTTTATCTGCTGTGCGCGCGGCGGACAGCGCTCGCATATCACGCAGGCCTGGCTGAAAGAGGCGGGCGTGGATTACACGCTGATCCGCGGCGGCTATAAAGCCCTGCGTCAGACGGCGATTCAGGTCACTATTGAGCAGTCACAAAAACCGATGGTGCTTATCGGCGGCTGTACCGGAAACGGTAAAACGTTGCTGGTGAAGCAGCACGCGCAGGGGATCGATCTGGAAGGGCTGGCCCACCATCGCGGCTCATCGTTTGGCCGCACGCTTACACCACAGCTTTCCCAGGCAAGCTTTGAAAATCATCTGGCCGTCGAGCTGTTGAAAAAAGATGCTACACGTTGGGTGCTGGAGGATGAGGGCAGGATGATTGGCTCTAACCATCTGCCGGAATGCCTGCGCGACCGGATGGCCGAAGCCCCTATCGTGGTGGTAGAGGATCCGTTTGACATTCGTCTTGAGCGCCTGCGCGAAGAGTATTTCGACCATATGTGGGCCGATTTTTCTGCCGCCTACGGCGAAGAGGCGGGCTGGAAGGAGTATAGCGAGTATCTGCACCACGGTCTGTTCGCCATTCGCCGCCGTCTGGGGCTGCAGCGTTATGCGGAATTCACCGCGCTGTTAGATTCCGCACTGCTGGAACAACAACGCTCTGGCAGCACTGACGCACACTTTAGCTGGCTTGCGCCGCTGCTCAGAGATTATTACGACCCGATGTACGGTTATCAGCTGGAGAAGAAGGAAGAAAAGATTGTATATCGCGGGACGTATGGCGAGGTCGCTAACTGGCTTGATCGCTGA
- the purK gene encoding 5-(carboxyamino)imidazole ribonucleotide synthase: MKQVCVLGNGQLGRMLRQAGEPLGIAVWPVGLDAEPEAVPFHQSVITAEIERWPETALTRELARHNAFVNRDVFPIIADRLTQKQLFDKLGLATAPWQLLSDKSEWNDVFAMLGELAIVKRRVGGYDGRGQWRLRAHETAELPEECYGECIVEQGINFSGEVSLVGARGHDGRTVFYPLTHNLHQDGILRTSVAFPQANAEQQAQAEEMLSAIMHELGYVGVMAMECFVTPSGLLINELAPRVHNSGHWTQNGASISQFELHLRAITDLPLPQPVVNSPSVMINLIGTDLNYDWLKLPLVHLHWYDKEVRPGRKVGHLNLNDSDAGRLSATLEAMIPLLPPEYASGIVWAQSKLK; this comes from the coding sequence ATGAAGCAGGTTTGCGTCCTCGGTAACGGTCAGTTAGGCCGCATGCTGCGCCAGGCCGGTGAACCACTGGGTATTGCCGTCTGGCCGGTCGGTCTGGATGCCGAACCCGAAGCCGTGCCGTTCCACCAGAGCGTCATTACCGCTGAGATTGAACGCTGGCCGGAAACCGCGCTGACCCGTGAACTGGCGCGCCATAACGCTTTTGTGAACCGCGACGTGTTCCCAATCATTGCTGACCGTCTGACGCAAAAACAGCTGTTCGACAAGCTCGGACTGGCGACCGCGCCGTGGCAGTTGCTGTCTGATAAAAGCGAGTGGAACGATGTCTTCGCTATGCTGGGCGAACTGGCGATTGTAAAGCGTCGCGTCGGCGGTTATGACGGCCGCGGACAGTGGCGTTTGCGCGCGCACGAAACCGCCGAACTGCCGGAAGAGTGCTACGGAGAGTGCATCGTTGAGCAGGGCATCAACTTCAGCGGTGAAGTGTCGCTGGTTGGCGCTCGCGGCCACGACGGGCGTACCGTATTTTATCCTCTGACCCATAACCTGCATCAGGACGGGATCTTACGCACCAGCGTCGCCTTCCCGCAGGCCAATGCTGAACAGCAGGCCCAGGCGGAAGAGATGCTCTCGGCCATTATGCATGAACTGGGTTATGTGGGCGTGATGGCTATGGAGTGTTTTGTAACGCCGTCTGGTCTGCTGATCAACGAACTGGCACCGCGCGTTCACAACAGCGGTCACTGGACGCAAAACGGCGCATCAATCAGCCAGTTTGAGCTGCACCTGCGCGCCATTACTGACCTGCCGCTGCCGCAGCCGGTGGTTAACAGCCCTTCAGTGATGATCAACCTGATCGGTACCGATCTGAACTACGACTGGCTGAAGCTGCCGCTGGTGCACCTGCACTGGTACGACAAAGAGGTTCGTCCGGGGCGTAAAGTGGGTCACCTGAACCTGAACGACAGCGACGCAGGCCGCCTGAGCGCTACCCTGGAAGCGATGATCCCTCTCCTGCCGCCGGAATACGCAAGCGGGATTGTCTGGGCGCAATCAAAGCTCAAATAA
- the purE gene encoding 5-(carboxyamino)imidazole ribonucleotide mutase translates to MSSRNNPARVAIVMGSKSDWATMQFAAEIFEILNVPHHVEVVSAHRTPDKLFSFAESAQENGYEVIIAGAGGAAHLPGMIAAKTLVPVLGVPVQSAALSGVDSLYSIVQMPRGIPVGTLAIGKAGAANAALLAAQILATHDKALHQRLADWRKAQTDEVLDNPDPRGAA, encoded by the coding sequence ATGTCTTCCCGCAATAATCCGGCGCGTGTCGCCATCGTGATGGGGTCCAAAAGCGACTGGGCTACCATGCAGTTCGCCGCCGAAATCTTTGAAATCCTGAATGTTCCTCACCACGTTGAAGTGGTTTCCGCACACCGCACGCCGGATAAACTGTTCAGCTTTGCCGAAAGCGCGCAAGAGAACGGTTACGAGGTGATCATTGCTGGTGCGGGTGGCGCAGCACATCTGCCGGGCATGATTGCCGCCAAAACGCTGGTGCCGGTACTGGGTGTTCCGGTGCAGAGCGCCGCACTGAGCGGTGTCGACAGCCTTTACTCCATCGTGCAGATGCCGCGTGGCATTCCTGTGGGTACGCTGGCCATCGGCAAAGCGGGCGCGGCAAACGCGGCTCTGCTGGCGGCGCAGATCCTGGCGACGCACGATAAAGCCTTACATCAGCGTCTGGCGGACTGGCGTAAAGCCCAGACCGACGAAGTGCTGGACAACCCGGACCCGCGGGGTGCGGCATGA
- a CDS encoding YdgH/BhsA/McbA-like domain containing protein, whose protein sequence is MKSIKTFVAVAALSLISFGSFAQSVSATASTLDRAEAKIAAQAAEQGASYKITSAQFNNRVHMTAELTK, encoded by the coding sequence ATGAAATCTATCAAAACTTTCGTTGCAGTTGCCGCTCTGTCTCTGATCTCTTTCGGTTCTTTCGCACAAAGCGTTAGCGCGACAGCCTCAACTCTGGATCGTGCAGAAGCGAAAATTGCCGCTCAGGCTGCTGAACAGGGCGCGTCTTACAAAATCACCAGCGCACAGTTCAATAACCGCGTGCACATGACTGCAGAACTGACTAAATAA